The following are from one region of the Rhipicephalus microplus isolate Deutch F79 chromosome 1, USDA_Rmic, whole genome shotgun sequence genome:
- the LOC142763027 gene encoding junction-mediating and -regulatory protein-like: MACEKYSRRGSVVECAACLVLLQLEQQALRGQCTLEEMEEEVYRSQLGIFDISLEMLKEEEDILRRQKDILDRAWQEELDEGIFYDAVEERDQIEDKLEMENSGPMSRRDRLKLRLNRLYRKRAILRNKRKACIAEHQKKVKRKGEKKNRIKQHHAVHMRREEIRKTLEMNHERIDSERRKTLERLREYKKKYQNGKRNADGTLLEPSEERISRSPSPRSPRQSSKLQNGTAADKRKAFKNSSENTKTKKDDLSLPVPPSLPPPAVQLPPPPPPPPPPPPPPPLMPALTPAALNPIPLTALKKPGPKQDLSKPNQAL, encoded by the exons ATGGCATGTGAGAAGTATAGCAGAAGAGGGAGTGTAGTAGAATGTGCAGCATGTCTTGTTCTGCTGCAGCTGGAACAGCAGGCATTGCGCGGTCAGTGCACGCTGGAGGAAATGGAAGAAGAGGTGTACCGTTCTCAGCTGGGCATATTCGATATAAGCTTGGAGATGctcaaggaggaggaggacaTACTGCGAAGACAGAAGGACATCCTCGATCGCGCTTGGCAAG AGGAGCTGGATGAGGGCATCTTTTATGATGCAGTCGAGGAACGAGATCAGATTGAGGATAAACTTGAGATGGAGAACAGTGGCCCCATGTCGAGGCGAGACCGACTCAAGCTTCGTCTCAACAGGCTTTACAGAAAGCGAGCCATCCTCAGAAACAAGCGG AAAGCCTGCATTGCTGAACACCAGAAAAAGGTAAAGAGAAAGGGAGAAAAGAAGAATCGTATCAAGCAGCATCACGCTGTCCATATG AGACGAGAAGAGATACGCAAGACGTTGGAGATGAATCACGAACGCATTGATAGTGAGCGCAGGAAGACACTGGAAAGGCTCAGGGAATACAAAAAG AAATATCAAAATGGCAAAAGAAATGCTGATGGCACTCTGCTGGAGCCTAGTGAAGAGCGGATATCgaggtcaccatctccgaggagccCAAGGCAGAGCTCAAAACTCCAGAATGGCACTGCAGCGGACAAAAGAAAAGCATTCAAAAACTCCTCCGAAAACACCAAGACCAAGAAGGATGACCTGTCTCTGCCTGTACCCCCTTCATTACCACCGCCTGCTGTGCAACtcccaccgccaccaccgcctCCTCCTCCACCGCCTCCGCCACCACCACTGATGCCAGCATTAACG CCAGCTGCCCTAAATCCCATTCCACTGACAGCACTCAAGAAGCCTGGACCAAAGCAAGATCTGTCAAAGCCTAACCAAGCACTCTAG